A genomic window from Alkalihalobacillus sp. AL-G includes:
- a CDS encoding MFS transporter yields the protein MAEPALALPKETNLPILKKNYLVFRFMGGNLISFFGDQIYLIAFPLIVLALTGSPISMGIVAALERLPVLLQPFAGVLSDRFNRKKILLVCDLGRCLVVGGLGVLFILNGLHMWQLYSGALLVGMFTQLYNTSEFASVPSLVRKEDLQAVNSIDSGLFNAAVMAGPGLGGLAISLYNPGYALLINSFSFLIAFMTVLSVPLKTDFAAERKPFFTDLKEGFHFVIQTKAILMTNIAMIGSVFGTTLFLTMMIFHLKDTMDFDAQHIGWLLSIGGVSAIIGALVTNVLKKRYTYRSILFIASTVGGLSIILFGFSATYSWLVLANGIGTCAAAMMNPCIKTIRQTLTPDYLIGRVQATSRFMTWTLIPVAAFVSGVMAEQIGTSNTIMMGGIFSTLASVIYLHPSLSE from the coding sequence ATGGCTGAACCGGCTCTAGCTTTACCGAAAGAAACCAATCTACCTATTCTTAAAAAGAATTACCTTGTTTTCAGATTTATGGGTGGCAATTTGATTTCCTTTTTCGGGGATCAGATATACTTGATTGCTTTTCCACTCATAGTTTTAGCACTTACAGGTTCTCCAATCAGTATGGGGATCGTAGCTGCTCTCGAGCGATTACCTGTTTTACTCCAACCGTTTGCTGGTGTTTTATCTGATCGATTTAATCGAAAGAAAATATTATTAGTCTGCGATTTGGGAAGATGTTTGGTTGTTGGGGGTCTTGGAGTTCTTTTTATACTAAATGGTTTGCACATGTGGCAGCTTTATTCCGGTGCTTTATTGGTTGGTATGTTTACTCAGCTTTACAACACTTCAGAATTCGCATCCGTTCCAAGTTTAGTTCGAAAAGAAGATCTTCAGGCTGTCAATTCAATCGATTCTGGTTTGTTTAATGCGGCGGTTATGGCGGGACCCGGACTCGGTGGTTTAGCAATCAGCCTGTATAACCCTGGATATGCATTACTTATAAACAGCTTCAGCTTTTTGATTGCGTTCATGACGGTTTTAAGTGTCCCATTAAAAACCGATTTTGCTGCCGAGCGAAAACCATTTTTTACAGATTTAAAAGAAGGGTTTCATTTCGTCATACAAACGAAGGCAATTTTGATGACGAACATCGCAATGATTGGATCCGTGTTTGGTACAACTCTTTTTTTAACCATGATGATCTTTCACCTCAAAGATACAATGGACTTTGATGCTCAACACATTGGCTGGTTGCTTTCCATAGGCGGAGTAAGTGCGATAATTGGTGCACTTGTGACAAATGTCTTGAAGAAACGATATACATATCGAAGCATTTTATTTATCGCTTCCACTGTAGGTGGTTTGTCGATCATCCTATTTGGTTTTTCTGCTACATATAGTTGGCTCGTGCTTGCAAATGGAATCGGAACGTGTGCAGCTGCAATGATGAACCCATGTATCAAAACCATTCGACAGACACTCACACCAGATTATTTAATAGGACGGGTACAGGCTACAAGCCGATTTATGACTTGGACACTCATACCTGTGGCCGCTTTTGTATCAGGAGTTATGGCTGAACAGATCGGGACGAGCAATACCATTATGATGGGAGGTATATTTTCCACTCTTGCATCAGTTATTTACCTACACCCTTCGTTATCGGAATAA
- a CDS encoding ArsR family transcriptional regulator yields MDVIQTTGRKRETYEVRIESSLLWECALGIAAITNKRLLKTLDQPDNYWERIRQSLSDEMIEQLNFVEKNNTWKALLQLLHQKSFSDLNTFQTYIDSLTVEELRFICIPYVGSKFQEIRSQASNGDPTAIHELQSLTKDNIFFPTYIEFICTYDVQALKEHLVTVMEGWYQTVIEPTADNLSSILKTDTVSKQNMKMKMKSEELVEWATGGISYPPEPNVQNVLLIPQYIYRPWNIEADIEGTKVFYYPVANESIHPGDAYTPGYFLVQKHKALGDEVRLRIVKLLSEHARTLQELTEQLELGKSTIHHHLKILRSARIVEVRDSKYTLKKSSITALAKELEHFLYRENQVVFDG; encoded by the coding sequence ATGGACGTTATTCAGACAACTGGTAGAAAGAGAGAAACGTATGAGGTTCGCATCGAGTCTTCGTTATTGTGGGAGTGTGCGCTTGGCATTGCTGCAATTACGAATAAACGGCTTTTAAAAACGTTGGATCAACCTGACAACTATTGGGAACGGATTAGACAGTCTTTGTCTGATGAGATGATTGAGCAATTGAATTTTGTTGAGAAAAACAACACGTGGAAAGCACTGTTACAATTACTTCATCAAAAGTCATTTTCTGATTTAAACACCTTTCAGACTTACATAGATTCCCTCACGGTTGAGGAGCTGCGTTTTATTTGTATACCGTATGTAGGGTCAAAGTTTCAGGAAATCCGCAGCCAAGCTTCTAATGGTGATCCGACTGCAATACATGAACTACAATCGCTTACCAAAGACAATATTTTCTTCCCTACCTACATTGAATTTATTTGCACTTACGATGTACAGGCATTAAAAGAACACCTCGTAACTGTAATGGAAGGTTGGTATCAAACAGTTATTGAACCTACGGCCGATAATCTTTCATCTATATTAAAAACGGACACGGTCAGCAAACAAAACATGAAGATGAAAATGAAAAGTGAGGAGCTCGTCGAATGGGCGACTGGTGGGATCAGCTATCCTCCGGAACCGAATGTGCAAAATGTTCTATTAATCCCGCAGTACATCTACCGTCCTTGGAATATTGAGGCAGACATTGAAGGAACTAAAGTATTTTATTATCCCGTCGCGAATGAAAGTATCCATCCTGGTGACGCCTATACTCCTGGATATTTTCTCGTACAAAAACACAAAGCACTAGGTGATGAGGTGAGACTACGAATCGTTAAGCTTTTATCAGAGCATGCTCGAACACTCCAAGAACTGACCGAACAATTGGAGCTTGGAAAATCAACCATCCATCATCATCTGAAAATACTCCGATCGGCACGGATCGTAGAGGTTCGTGATTCGAAATACACCTTAAAGAAGTCGTCGATAACTGCATTAGCAAAAGAATTGGAGCACTTCTTATACAGAGAAAATCAGGTGGTTTTTGATGGCTGA
- a CDS encoding SDR family oxidoreductase — protein MDLQLRGKSVIVAIGTDRVAELDEIRAGQLGISYEEHVENTEQRIPLKRYGTPEEFAKMAVFLGSEANTYITGQSLLIDGGMVKAL, from the coding sequence ATGGATCTTCAGCTAAGGGGTAAAAGTGTCATTGTAGCTATCGGTACCGATCGAGTTGCAGAGCTTGATGAGATCCGAGCCGGACAACTAGGAATCTCATACGAAGAGCATGTGGAAAATACCGAACAGAGGATTCCACTAAAACGCTACGGAACTCCTGAGGAGTTTGCAAAAATGGCTGTTTTTCTAGGTTCTGAAGCGAACACGTACATCACAGGACAATCCCTACTCATTGATGGTGGCATGGTCAAAGCACTGTGA
- the dnaN gene encoding DNA polymerase III subunit beta, producing the protein MDILIDKKYFTKAVSEVSKAIQSNPLEPIFSGIKLDVTTKRVTLLGVNGDLFIERFVSESIDGRKVVEINATGSIVVPAKAFHDILKKLPNPISIKTNQQSILIESAEISTTLHSYQSGDFPTPPTYHHDKVTTISNDDLSNAIKQTIFATSNNESRPVLTGINMIFEEGQLTCVATNSQRLAKSEKSIEGNGQGSFIVSGSSLNELVKLLDSDTGKVKVITTDNFLIFKSGAVTVFSRLIAGNYPGVSGLIPRDFHTVLSIKTKQLLEGIERACLFTNESKNNTVHLKLVEGTKLKISSNSTQTGKISETQDLVSLEGEGELNLSFDGRFLLDALKTIKQEVVKMSFGGTMRPVLMEPTNDTSLVHLISPVRTSGYSE; encoded by the coding sequence ATGGATATCCTCATCGACAAAAAATATTTCACAAAAGCCGTATCAGAAGTTAGCAAAGCTATACAGTCCAATCCTTTAGAGCCTATCTTTTCTGGCATTAAATTAGATGTCACTACTAAAAGGGTTACTCTACTAGGGGTTAATGGTGATTTGTTCATCGAACGGTTTGTTTCTGAAAGCATTGATGGAAGAAAGGTGGTAGAAATCAACGCGACCGGATCGATTGTCGTTCCAGCGAAAGCATTTCATGACATTTTAAAAAAGCTTCCCAATCCGATATCGATCAAAACAAATCAACAATCCATCCTGATTGAGTCAGCCGAAATATCGACCACTTTACATAGCTATCAATCAGGAGATTTTCCGACTCCACCCACTTATCATCACGATAAAGTAACCACAATATCAAATGATGATCTTTCTAATGCGATCAAACAAACAATATTCGCTACTTCAAATAATGAATCAAGACCTGTACTGACAGGGATAAACATGATTTTTGAAGAAGGGCAACTGACCTGTGTCGCAACCAATTCTCAAAGACTAGCAAAATCGGAAAAAAGCATCGAAGGCAACGGTCAAGGTTCCTTCATCGTTTCTGGATCAAGTCTAAACGAGCTAGTAAAATTGTTGGATTCTGACACAGGAAAAGTGAAGGTCATTACGACAGATAATTTCCTTATCTTTAAAAGTGGTGCAGTTACGGTGTTTTCTAGATTGATAGCAGGGAATTATCCGGGTGTTTCTGGTCTTATTCCGAGAGATTTCCACACGGTCCTATCGATAAAAACAAAGCAACTTTTAGAAGGGATAGAGAGAGCCTGTTTGTTCACGAACGAATCGAAAAACAATACGGTTCATTTAAAACTCGTTGAAGGTACAAAATTGAAAATTTCATCGAACTCGACGCAAACTGGTAAAATATCGGAGACACAAGATCTCGTATCATTAGAGGGCGAGGGGGAACTAAATCTATCTTTTGATGGAAGGTTCCTGTTGGATGCTTTGAAAACGATCAAGCAAGAAGTGGTTAAAATGAGTTTTGGCGGTACAATGCGGCCGGTCTTAATGGAACCGACCAACGACACCTCATTAGTCCATCTCATTTCACCTGTACGCACTTCAGGATACTCTGAGTAA
- a CDS encoding GNAT family N-acetyltransferase, translating to MKTTKHVCIKGKKVILRDLTEQDVLDIYYWKYEADDREHLNWNGPYYKLPTKNREEFLADHQEELARIGTGTPRNSLVIEVDGKLIGTVGWYWVDEVTNWLCNGIAIYDSTYWSGGYGTDAFSLWTNYIFDHMDVVRVGISTWSGNERMIGLAQKIGMLEEGRIRKARVVNGEYFDSIKMGMLREEWEQPLAK from the coding sequence ATGAAAACCACTAAACATGTTTGTATAAAAGGTAAAAAAGTAATATTACGAGATTTGACTGAGCAGGATGTTCTTGATATCTACTATTGGAAATATGAAGCGGATGACCGGGAACACCTAAATTGGAATGGCCCTTATTATAAACTGCCCACAAAAAACCGTGAGGAATTTTTAGCTGATCATCAAGAAGAGCTCGCACGTATCGGAACTGGAACTCCGAGGAATTCTCTTGTTATTGAAGTCGATGGAAAATTAATCGGGACTGTTGGCTGGTATTGGGTGGATGAAGTTACGAATTGGCTTTGCAACGGAATCGCGATATATGATTCGACTTACTGGTCTGGCGGGTATGGGACAGATGCATTTTCACTTTGGACAAATTACATTTTCGACCACATGGATGTCGTTCGTGTCGGCATTTCAACATGGTCGGGTAATGAACGGATGATTGGCCTCGCACAAAAGATCGGAATGCTTGAAGAAGGTCGAATACGAAAAGCCAGAGTCGTAAACGGGGAATACTTTGACTCTATCAAAATGGGTATGTTGAGGGAGGAATGGGAACAACCCCTAGCAAAGTGA
- a CDS encoding permease prefix domain 1-containing protein produces the protein MKQIEAFVNEVYHSVGGNKKEIEELKAEMKNHLLEAVHELKSEGKSEQEAINVAMERFGGEKEMRSVVGQLFKVQKVFAKWVLNLALISFFTTAIVFGVIWSTEEQNAHENSIVATYIFDVLEGKEVISEDMEEEIIDLVRETDQISKVKIFNVRDLKKESENYSSIFEYIKNAKPNYQYQRAVWAPEWLLVDFFPYGNGDSEWYVEMETRHIGSFMTLVLFVGVTIYVTLFTIWATINAYHHRRLNAGWVIAFALFNIVGYLVYYLVGKRKQLFKIG, from the coding sequence ATGAAGCAAATTGAAGCGTTTGTTAATGAAGTTTATCACAGTGTCGGTGGAAACAAAAAAGAAATTGAAGAATTAAAAGCTGAAATGAAAAATCATTTGTTAGAAGCTGTTCATGAATTGAAATCAGAAGGAAAATCGGAACAAGAGGCGATTAATGTTGCCATGGAACGATTTGGTGGAGAAAAAGAAATGCGTTCTGTTGTGGGCCAATTATTTAAAGTGCAAAAGGTATTTGCAAAATGGGTGCTTAATTTAGCTTTAATAAGCTTTTTCACTACTGCTATTGTGTTTGGAGTTATATGGTCAACAGAAGAACAAAATGCACATGAAAATTCCATTGTTGCTACTTATATTTTTGATGTGTTGGAGGGTAAAGAAGTAATCTCAGAAGATATGGAAGAAGAAATAATAGATTTGGTTCGAGAAACAGACCAAATTTCAAAAGTGAAAATTTTTAATGTCAGAGATCTGAAAAAAGAATCGGAAAACTACTCATCCATATTCGAATATATCAAAAATGCAAAACCAAACTATCAATATCAAAGAGCTGTATGGGCTCCCGAATGGTTACTTGTTGACTTTTTCCCCTATGGAAACGGAGATTCAGAATGGTATGTTGAAATGGAAACAAGGCATATTGGTTCTTTTATGACTTTAGTTTTATTTGTAGGTGTTACGATTTATGTAACCTTGTTTACGATTTGGGCAACAATTAACGCTTATCATCATAGACGATTGAATGCTGGTTGGGTTATTGCTTTTGCTTTATTCAATATTGTTGGATATTTGGTTTATTACTTAGTAGGAAAGAGAAAACAACTGTTTAAAATCGGATAA
- a CDS encoding glucoamylase family protein, whose product MKKLLSIMLSVALLTCLSLPAGTQANASVKGKETARYHQLQSIAKKTYRYFEEFTDKETGLPYDAVRVDGEVETKQYTSPTNISMYFMSTVAAEELGIISEKEAVAKIKKTLGTLKSLKQWNGLYYNWYNTEDGSLKKDWGQFISTVDNGWLSAGLIVVGQAYPELYDQTHKLVEAMDYSTLYDPEVGQMRGGYDVAAGQMTAHHYGTFYTEPRVASYIAIGKKDVPKTHWWKMFRVMPKEWDWQSQTPEGYTTTYDGVEVYEGHYSYNGIKFVPNWGGSMFEALMPSLVLKEKELGKHALGLNNKRHVQIQIAYAKELGYDVWGMSPAATPDGYSEFAATPLGISGYKKSHVVTPHATFLALEYAPSEAIENIHDLKDMNTYSKYGFLDSVNVETGEVTQAYLALDQGMIMVSIANFLKNGVIRDYFHQDKIGEYPEDLLIRERFSIH is encoded by the coding sequence ATGAAGAAACTATTATCCATCATGCTCTCAGTTGCTCTACTCACCTGTTTAAGTCTTCCTGCGGGAACTCAGGCTAATGCATCTGTAAAAGGAAAGGAAACAGCACGATATCATCAATTGCAATCGATTGCTAAAAAGACGTATCGTTATTTCGAGGAGTTCACCGACAAAGAGACCGGATTGCCGTATGATGCTGTTCGCGTTGATGGAGAAGTTGAAACGAAGCAATATACATCACCAACAAATATCAGCATGTATTTTATGAGTACGGTTGCTGCAGAAGAACTCGGAATCATTTCAGAAAAAGAAGCTGTAGCAAAAATCAAAAAGACACTAGGTACACTTAAATCACTTAAACAATGGAACGGTCTTTATTATAATTGGTACAACACTGAAGACGGTTCGTTAAAGAAAGACTGGGGCCAATTCATTTCCACAGTTGACAATGGTTGGCTTTCTGCCGGATTGATCGTGGTCGGCCAAGCTTATCCTGAACTCTATGATCAAACGCATAAGCTCGTTGAAGCAATGGATTATTCCACCTTATACGACCCTGAAGTAGGACAAATGAGAGGTGGATATGATGTAGCCGCAGGCCAAATGACTGCTCACCATTATGGTACATTCTACACTGAACCTCGTGTCGCAAGCTATATTGCGATAGGTAAAAAAGATGTGCCTAAAACGCATTGGTGGAAAATGTTCCGAGTGATGCCGAAAGAATGGGATTGGCAATCTCAAACCCCAGAAGGTTACACAACCACATACGACGGGGTCGAAGTGTATGAGGGGCATTACAGTTACAATGGGATAAAATTCGTACCAAACTGGGGCGGAAGTATGTTCGAAGCATTAATGCCTTCTCTAGTTTTAAAAGAAAAGGAACTCGGCAAACATGCACTTGGGCTAAATAACAAACGACATGTCCAAATTCAAATCGCATACGCGAAGGAACTAGGTTATGACGTTTGGGGAATGTCGCCTGCCGCAACACCAGATGGTTATTCCGAGTTTGCAGCAACTCCACTGGGCATTTCAGGCTATAAAAAAAGTCATGTCGTTACACCGCATGCGACATTTTTAGCTTTAGAATATGCACCGAGTGAAGCAATTGAAAATATCCATGATTTAAAAGATATGAACACGTATAGCAAATATGGGTTCCTCGATTCTGTTAATGTAGAAACAGGTGAAGTAACACAAGCATACCTGGCCTTAGACCAAGGGATGATCATGGTTTCAATCGCAAACTTCCTTAAAAACGGAGTGATTCGAGACTATTTCCATCAAGATAAAATTGGCGAATATCCAGAGGACTTACTAATTAGAGAAAGATTTTCCATCCACTGA
- a CDS encoding PadR family transcriptional regulator: MEINKEVLKGHIDTLILSLLHTRDMYGYELAKFVREKSEGQFELKEGTLYLSLKRLEKNKWISSYWGDEQGPGGRRKYYKLTELGEEGFVIKRLEWKFVKEVIDSFVEGGEKA, encoded by the coding sequence TTGGAAATTAATAAAGAGGTTTTAAAAGGTCATATTGATACATTGATTCTTTCGCTTTTACATACAAGGGACATGTATGGCTATGAGTTAGCTAAATTTGTTCGTGAAAAAAGCGAAGGACAATTTGAATTAAAAGAAGGGACGCTTTATTTATCTTTAAAGCGATTAGAAAAAAATAAATGGATTTCTTCATACTGGGGTGATGAACAAGGGCCAGGGGGGAGAAGAAAATATTATAAACTCACTGAATTAGGTGAAGAAGGTTTCGTAATAAAGCGTTTGGAATGGAAGTTTGTTAAAGAAGTTATTGATTCATTTGTGGAAGGGGGAGAAAAAGCATGA
- a CDS encoding GNAT family N-acetyltransferase translates to MIEEICTPEITNVIRKLLTQATSADKVNNVYQQYLKSTSKSLYSYVVDGEIVACIGIEIKSNNIAEILHIAVCASERGKHIGSAMIQAICNQYALKRVFAETDQDAVGFYEKCGFKIISLGEMYPGVERFN, encoded by the coding sequence TTGATTGAAGAAATATGTACACCAGAAATCACAAATGTCATCAGGAAGCTCTTAACCCAAGCAACTTCAGCAGATAAGGTCAACAATGTTTATCAACAGTATCTTAAAAGTACATCTAAAAGTCTCTATAGTTATGTGGTTGATGGGGAAATCGTTGCATGCATCGGAATCGAGATTAAATCGAACAATATTGCTGAAATATTGCATATTGCCGTTTGTGCTAGTGAAAGGGGAAAGCATATCGGAAGTGCTATGATTCAAGCGATTTGTAATCAATATGCTCTTAAAAGAGTCTTCGCAGAAACAGATCAAGATGCAGTAGGATTTTACGAAAAGTGTGGATTTAAGATTATTAGTTTAGGAGAAATGTATCCAGGTGTCGAGAGATTTAATTGA
- a CDS encoding YihY/virulence factor BrkB family protein gives MRDFLWLVKALYREFLDRKIYDLAAQMSYYFLLSLFPFLIVVITLASNLPIDTGSVLDLVEPYAPEQTVEFLRQTLRGIFLNQEENLLTFGFLSSIWLSSFAIQAFSRILNESYPERTKRSFFVQLFEGLLLTVAFISVVVVSVLVPVAERLILSFMEKDAWLYQFVITFGNPIRWGIGSVVLLVFFYVLFHFVPKTKHTFKDVIPGAIFATILWQLISVGFSIYVRYSQYSVIYGNVKTIIILMIWLYLTAQILILGGSINALLFKKRRNIKV, from the coding sequence ATGCGGGATTTTTTATGGCTAGTAAAAGCGTTGTATCGAGAGTTTTTGGATCGGAAAATTTATGACCTCGCGGCTCAGATGTCATATTATTTCCTGCTTTCATTATTTCCTTTTCTGATTGTTGTAATCACGCTTGCGAGCAACCTGCCAATCGACACCGGATCTGTCCTGGATTTGGTTGAGCCATATGCACCTGAACAGACGGTGGAGTTCCTTCGTCAAACATTACGAGGGATTTTTTTGAATCAAGAGGAAAACTTATTGACCTTTGGCTTCCTTTCTTCGATTTGGCTTTCTTCTTTTGCAATCCAAGCGTTTTCTCGAATACTTAATGAAAGCTATCCCGAAAGGACGAAACGATCGTTTTTCGTTCAACTTTTTGAAGGATTATTACTTACAGTCGCTTTTATTAGTGTCGTTGTGGTTTCTGTGCTTGTCCCTGTTGCCGAACGGTTGATTTTAAGCTTTATGGAAAAGGATGCGTGGCTCTATCAGTTTGTCATTACGTTTGGAAATCCAATCAGGTGGGGTATTGGAAGTGTTGTATTGCTTGTGTTTTTTTATGTACTTTTTCATTTTGTTCCAAAGACGAAGCACACCTTTAAAGATGTAATCCCTGGTGCCATTTTCGCAACCATATTATGGCAGCTTATTTCCGTTGGTTTTTCCATTTATGTGAGGTACAGCCAATATTCTGTGATCTACGGAAATGTGAAAACCATCATTATTTTGATGATCTGGTTATATTTAACCGCTCAAATCTTAATTTTAGGGGGTTCAATCAATGCCCTCCTTTTCAAGAAACGCCGTAATATAAAAGTATAA
- a CDS encoding MFS transporter, giving the protein MDKTVSTTPLFKNKSFTKMFLAYAISVYGDWFDMLAISILVAYGWNSDPILIGLIPVCFALPGILFGSFAGVLADRSKKVNLMIISDWSSAVLTIFLVFADHIYWVLPILFIRSSLGLISTPAEQALTRHIVPEDQLLKATSYNQIVNNSGKIVGPLLGALILTVLSPKICILINAFSSLISGIILLTLRKIKENSNAPKNEQGTEKLSFKDSWKEGWAFVLKTRVIFNSILFSLIGIMCIQLVDFQFPVLLRSINMKDPMVFGLLLSTTGVGSIITITWMNRFKEIRYGWAIGGGMSLIGFGFAGVAFVTEEMSLLIPIFFALIVGFGNGIWMVSYNFALQKESPKEMVGRVFGITNSVMSAVFIIAPVTGGILVHTFGAVQVIQTVGFVVGGIGIIGAILEKWLWRKEELLPSKIEVVSAKGKTSV; this is encoded by the coding sequence ATGGATAAAACAGTTAGTACGACCCCCCTTTTCAAAAATAAGTCGTTTACAAAAATGTTCCTTGCATATGCCATTTCAGTTTATGGCGATTGGTTTGATATGCTTGCGATTTCAATACTTGTCGCTTACGGCTGGAATTCGGATCCGATATTGATCGGATTAATTCCAGTTTGTTTTGCGTTACCAGGTATCTTATTTGGCTCATTTGCAGGTGTGCTTGCTGATCGTTCGAAAAAAGTGAACCTGATGATTATTTCGGATTGGAGTAGTGCCGTTTTAACGATTTTTCTCGTATTCGCCGATCATATCTATTGGGTACTGCCAATTTTGTTTATACGTTCATCGCTTGGATTGATCAGTACGCCAGCTGAACAAGCTCTTACGCGACATATCGTTCCTGAAGATCAATTATTGAAAGCCACTTCTTATAACCAGATTGTGAACAATAGTGGAAAAATTGTCGGACCTCTCCTGGGGGCTTTAATTTTAACCGTGCTATCCCCAAAGATTTGCATCCTTATTAATGCCTTCAGCAGCCTAATATCGGGCATTATTTTACTAACACTTCGAAAAATCAAAGAGAATTCAAATGCTCCAAAAAATGAACAAGGAACAGAAAAACTGAGCTTTAAAGATTCCTGGAAAGAAGGTTGGGCTTTTGTCCTTAAGACTCGGGTGATATTCAATAGCATTCTTTTTTCCTTGATTGGAATTATGTGCATTCAGCTCGTCGATTTTCAGTTCCCCGTTCTTCTGCGATCGATTAACATGAAGGATCCAATGGTGTTTGGTTTGTTATTAAGTACGACAGGAGTCGGGTCGATCATTACGATAACATGGATGAATCGCTTTAAAGAGATTCGCTATGGTTGGGCAATTGGAGGTGGAATGAGCTTGATTGGTTTTGGCTTTGCGGGAGTAGCGTTCGTCACTGAGGAGATGTCATTACTCATCCCTATTTTCTTTGCCCTGATTGTAGGGTTCGGCAACGGAATTTGGATGGTTTCATATAATTTCGCACTTCAAAAAGAGTCCCCAAAGGAAATGGTTGGCCGCGTATTCGGAATCACTAACTCGGTGATGAGTGCTGTATTTATCATCGCACCTGTAACCGGTGGAATTCTAGTTCATACCTTTGGGGCTGTCCAAGTGATACAAACAGTTGGTTTCGTCGTTGGTGGCATTGGAATAATTGGCGCAATACTTGAAAAGTGGTTGTGGAGAAAAGAAGAACTTTTACCTTCTAAAATTGAGGTTGTTTCTGCTAAAGGAAAAACGAGTGTTTAA
- a CDS encoding TIM barrel protein: MSHRLGISGSTIMTDPEQFGKLFSKDIPHIEIGEFPSESAFNEFVKLVKENGVSFGLHSPLYRNQSKYDLLENVQFKPEQAWEQFEAEVERMSNLGAEYILVHFPYFKGGPVDNVNQIIEKGLQKLSSLQEKYSIPIVCEPKLGLNRSRVGIDFLHDFPLETWEKYELKLCIDIGDYLLAVGKETLEYISKWKQYIKVVHMHNVEFQGDRYIWVPVHPSHERDENYFNIEEIVLFLSNCENVTFVLEHTPHSNPTNQFVEEGIHWVRELIGE; this comes from the coding sequence ATGTCACATCGGTTAGGGATATCGGGGAGTACGATCATGACAGATCCAGAACAGTTTGGAAAGCTATTTAGCAAGGATATTCCACACATCGAAATCGGTGAATTTCCTAGCGAATCGGCTTTCAATGAATTTGTAAAATTAGTAAAGGAAAACGGTGTATCTTTCGGGCTGCACTCTCCGCTTTATCGGAATCAAAGCAAGTACGATTTACTTGAAAACGTACAATTTAAACCGGAACAGGCATGGGAACAATTTGAAGCAGAAGTCGAACGAATGTCTAATCTAGGAGCAGAATATATCCTCGTACATTTTCCTTATTTTAAAGGAGGGCCTGTTGATAATGTTAATCAGATTATTGAAAAGGGACTTCAAAAGCTTAGTTCACTGCAAGAAAAATACTCCATTCCGATTGTCTGTGAACCGAAGCTCGGTTTAAACCGTTCTCGAGTTGGTATTGATTTTCTGCATGATTTTCCTTTGGAGACATGGGAAAAGTATGAACTCAAGCTCTGCATTGATATTGGGGATTACCTTTTGGCGGTCGGGAAGGAAACTTTAGAATATATCTCGAAATGGAAACAATACATAAAAGTCGTTCATATGCATAATGTCGAATTCCAGGGTGACCGGTACATTTGGGTTCCTGTCCACCCTTCCCATGAAAGGGATGAAAACTACTTCAATATTGAAGAAATTGTTCTCTTTTTATCAAATTGCGAGAATGTCACCTTCGTATTGGAGCATACTCCACACTCTAATCCTACCAACCAGTTTGTGGAGGAAGGGATCCATTGGGTCAGAGAATTGATTGGAGAATGA